Part of the Sorghum bicolor cultivar BTx623 chromosome 1, Sorghum_bicolor_NCBIv3, whole genome shotgun sequence genome, aattagtatacaactatagactaattaggttcaaaagatttgtctcataattTATCCTCTAACTGTTATTTTAGTTTTGCAAATAGTATGTATTTAGTATTTTATATGTGTGTTCAAACATTCAATATCATTGGTgataggaaaaaaaaacaaagagaacCAAATAGAACCTTGGACGTGGACAGATAGATGAGTAAGGTACACAAAGTTGTAAATATGGACACAAGTACGTGCTACCACAGCGCCACACAAAAtgagacagagggagtagtacGCTATGCTGGGTGTGGTGCCGTCCACCACCACACGGCGACGGCGGACTGAGACCAGGGTAGAGGCGCCAACTGCCGCCACACAAGGGGACAATTCGGAAGTGATGGGGGAGCGGTGCACCCTGCAGGCCAAGGCCGGCAGATCCGGGACTGGGAGCTCGGATCCACCCCGCAGCAGCCCGATGATCACCGGAGACGAAGGGGAAAGGGATGGGGAGGCAAAAGATTGAGGAGCTCGTGGAGCAGAGAGGGAGGTCGCAGCGCACCAGGTTCCTGGAGCAGCCGCGGGCCGCCATCACCGCGCGCAAGACGACGGCAGTAGCGGCCGGTGAGGGGCTATGTCGGGGGAGCTTGGGCTGGCGGCGGCAGTCGCCGCCCTCCCGTCACCCAGAGAGGCAACGCGGAGGGTACGGAACTGGTTGCCCCTGGGCTGATGGaataaaagaaatatttttttagtgAATGTTGCATATTTTCATAATCCCAATTCCCAACCACTAAGCAGGACTTTCAGGGTTTTTTAAGTACACAAGTATGAAATGTACTCTAACATAAAGTTCATCAGAGATATAGTACTGAGTAGCAATACTTCTCATCCGagttctttctttttctcctctatatattaaattattTTGTCTGAGgacctatttggatgcatccaacTAAAGTTTAGTTAGCAAAAATTTTAACGCAAAACTTTAGTCAGCTAAAAATTGTTCCAAGTAAACTTTTGTTGGAATGTTCGGCTAATAAACTCAACTAACTTTTATAATTTTAGCTAAGTTAAAACAGTTAAACTTTAGCTGATCTTTTAGCTGAGCTATGCACCAACCTCAAGTATGACCCACCGTGTGCTGAATGACCAAGTAGTACTTTAAGTGCTCCAAATTTCCAGGCCCTATATATATACAACGCCTCTTAACTACAGCAGCCGCACACGCCAGTCCTCTGGTTACATAGATCACAGCTCAGCTGAGAGCAGCAAAGATGTCGTGGCAAACCCAGCAGCGTGCGTTATTTCTCCCTCTcgccgtcctcgtcctcgtcctcctcgtcgccgccgccgctccctaCCAAGCCAATGCGCAGCCGGCGTCGCCAGCAGAGCCAAcggccgccgacgacgacgacacctGCGCCGACCCGTCCCTGGACGGCGCGTGCCGCAACGTCCCCAAGGCGCTGCGCCTGAAGCTGATCGCCATCCCGACGATCCTCGTCGCCAGCATCATCGGCGTGTGCCTGCCGCTCTTCTCCCGCGCCGTCCCGGCGCTCCGCCCGGACCGCAACCTCTTCGTCATCGTCAAGGCCTTCGCGTCGGGCGTCATCCTCGCCACGGGCTACATGCACGTGCTCCCGGACTCCTTCAGCAACCTCACCTCGCCGTGCCTGCCCCGGAAGCCATGGGCCGATTTCTCCTTCACCACCTTCGTCGCCATGCTCGCCGCCCTGTTCACGCTCATGGTGGACTCGCTCATGCTCACCTTCTACAACCGGAGGAAGGGCGGcaacaccacctcctcctccggccGGCGCACTGGCGCCGCGGTCGCCGACCACGAGAGCCCGGCGCATGATGGCCACCACTGGCACAGCcacggccatggccatggccatggacACGGGGGCATCGTGGTCGCTGGCGACAAGcccgaggacgaggaggagtcCACCAAGGTGCAGCTCCGCCGGAACCGCGTTGTCGTTCAGGTACGTCTTCGTGCTGCTTCGTTCTCAGCCCCTAGGTACTACGGATCAGTACGGACTAGAAACTTTTCGTTGGCCTATCGTTAGCTGCAACTGTGTCCGTACGTCGTGGCCGTACGCACGCTAGTTCATGTCTAAATTAATTACTGTGTGTAGCAAAGTCTTCACCATTAGTTTAACAGTCCGATAGGTACTTGACGCAAGACACATATGGCCCACATGTTTCtatgaaaaaagaaaaatggccAGCATATAAGTCAACTATAGTACTAGCTCTATTCCTTTTTCTCGATCACATAAAAGATTTGCGTGTTTTTTATTAAAATAGAAATAAAATTTGATATAACACGCCTTAGTCGTGCCTAGTAGGTCAGAAGAGTTGTTCATGAACACTTAGACCCACCCTACCTTACTAACTCTATCTTACAAATAGTGTCATTATActaatttcatatatattttttgtccTACAAATGGTATATACTTTTGTAACTTCAGCTGACTTAATATAATAAAAGGTAGTACGAGTGGTAAAGCCATGCAAATTAAAGTCGTATGACATTTGTTTTTGACTAATAACGATGACTTTATAGTTTGAGACGTCGACAGAACTATATTTATTTAAGGCATGTTTAGGCCAGTCTCGATGGACAATGTCACTGCACGGTTTCACATACCAACACGTCATCGAGATTGAAATGAAACCATCTATGAAATAACCTCAGCTATGGagcatttcactttgttgtttccaaggctaagcaaagcatttaattgctgcaaaatgattggatcacatgcaagatggtgaaacgatttggccctcagtggggatttcatctcgTTTCACcgtgtgggaaacaacgcccgtggagtttcaccatggtgaaactacttccttctctctcctcttcgtttcatgcaaaaagtgtagttttgctgacatgtcgctctaataaatgtgtatgacatcctggtgaaaccctCACCGAGACTGGCCTTAGTGATCATAGTTTATCCAGCTAATAAAGCTATAATATGGTATTGAAACTAAACATCGATTCATAAGCCCTACCTCTGAAAGAGTGCAGCGGAAAAGCTTTGCTCTAATATGATTAGAAAAGTTAGAGGTAAGCAACTGAGTTTATAAGAAGAACCTGACAAAAAAGGCCAACACAACTCACTCAGAAATTCAGCACTTAACTCGATGTCTCGATCTAACACCTGAAATAAAACAGTTTACTTAACAGACTAGCACAACATAACACTACTAAAAAAGAAATTGAAGTGGGATGCCCAGACTGAGTTAATGATGCCCATGGCGATTAATTAAACATACGATTAAAAAAACACAAATCAATCAACTACATTCATAATCAAAATCTGGAATCGGAGCGTTCTCGATATCTAGTCTCTGCATCTCCACATCGATCAAAAGTGATCAATCGATGGGTGAAACATCGACGTGCTTGAGGTGTATTGTCATCTCAATTGCCATTAATGGTGGCAAGCGTGAAGATGGAAGGGAATGACAGAAGGTAGTTCAAGGGCAAAGTTGTTGTTTATGGCTGTTTTTTTGGTGTATTTTTTTTCATGATTGACTTGCATAATAAATATTGGAGATGCTCCTGTATGTCGATTTCACATCTAAATTGGTGAAAGTTTCTTTGGTCATTGTTCATACAATTGTATTAACACGTAAAAGGTCGGTGAGAAACTTTTTAAACCCGAACACTCCAGTTGTAGCGTTTTTGACTATTTGTTTTGTCGAAACAAATAAAAAACATAGTCCATACATGCCAAATTGTGTCTTATCAAGACTTAATAGTTTACTGAGACAAAGAGCATGCTTTGCCATTGGTATGAAGTACTCCCTTTCATCCGTGCACATCTCATATTAGAAGAAGTCAACTAAttaattttaagtttgactatacTTATAGAAAATAGTATTAACATTTATTTACCAAAAAAAATTACTATGAAAATACATGGCATGATTTATCTAATGATGCTTCTTTAGTGCCATATATATTAGTATGTTTTGTATATTCAATCAAACTTgagattgattttttttttttgaaatttgagaTGTGCATTTATTTTGAAACTAAGGGAATATCTAGCTCTTCTTTGCATATAGCTCTAGCTCTGAAAACTGAAATCCACAAAGAATTCAAGGTGTATGATAAAATATTATCCAGAATATACCTGTTAGTATGTCTATAACTTCAgctccaataaattttggagccAGAAATGCCCAGCTATGAGCTCAAGCTCTATGAAGCAGACCCCTGATTAGAGCTAATCTGCGTGTCATAACGTTGTTTAGCTTATCTTAAATATATATGTCACCAGGTAGTTGGCTGCTTGACCTGACTATATATTAGCAAAACCATGTGACATGCGATGCGATAAGCTTGAGTTTGAGTACTCAAACGGGTCCGGGCCCCACGCGTTGATTTTTCCTGTTGACCTAGGATCGTACTGATGACATCCGGGCCTTGTttaaccaaaatccaaaaacttttcaagattttccgttacatcaaatcttaagatatatacatagagtattaaatataaatgaaattaaaaactaattacacaatttagtccaaatttacgagacaaatcttttgagcttagttagcccatgattagacaataattatcacaaacaaacgaaaatgctatagtgtcccgaaaaaattcggcaagaaactaaacaaggccccaataTGGCTGTCAGTTAGAGAAATTTGGCGATGTAAAATAGTATCGCAGTTTGTACGTACGGTCTTAACGAACAGTCCTTGATGCACGCACGCATTATTGCAGGTCCTGGAGATGGGCATCATCGTGCACTCGGTGGTGATCGGTCTGGGCATGGGCGCGTCGCAGAACGTGTGCACGATCCGGCCGCTGGTGGCGGCGATGTGCTTCCACCAGCTCTTCGAGGGCATGGGCCTCGGCGGCTGCATCCTGCAGGCGGAGTACGGCGCCAAGATGAAGGCCGGGCtggtcttcttcttctccaccaCGACGCCGTTCGGGATCGCGCTGGGGCTGGCGCTCACCAAGGTCTACAGGGAGAACAGCCCCACGGCGCTCATCGTCGTCGGGCTACTCAACGCGGCCTCGGCGGGGCTGCTCCACTACATGGCGCTCGTGGAGCTCCTCGCCGCCGACTTCATGGGGCCCAAGCTGCAGGGAAGCGTCAGGCTCCAGCTCCTCTCCTTCCTCGCCGTCCTCCTCGGCGCCGGCGGCATGTCCATCATGGCCAAGTGGGCGTAGATGACTGCGCGTGAGCTGAGGCTACTGTGTGTCTACTGTTACACCAACACCGCCGCCGTATGTATCTGCATCGCTGTTGTATCATTACACGCGCCCTTTGTTGGTTGCTCCGTGCTTCTGTCTCATCGTCAATAATCAGACTCTAATAAGCTAGGTAGAAGAAGCAGATTAGTGTTGTTGTATGTCATGATTGTGCAACGTCCACGGTAGACTATCCGTCGGTAGTCGGTATTACCATATGCAATGCAAGTAGTACTCTATGTAACACATTCTGTTGTTATATTAGGGAGTATCcttcgtatcttttttttttttgacaatagTATCCTTCGTATCTTGTTGCTTCACAGAATCAGAATCACAACATCCAGCATTCCCGCTAAATCATGTGTGGCCGGTCCTAACACCGCGCGCGCTGTACCACTCGAACAAAGGAAATGATGTATTTTGTCTTGGTTCTGCCTATACAGATAATTACGGGATGAACAGTAAGTATCTTGGCCTTCTCTCGCCCATTAGCATATATAACATCCTCCCCCTATTTGCCTAGTATAATTAAATATAGGTTTTTTCATTGCATGCGCCAAAAGGAGACACATATATTTTTCTGGATTTATTCTAGAATTTAACAGCGTTATGCTTTCAATGGTAGGCGACGTGTCCGTCGATAGCGAGGTCTGTGGTGACTTCATCAATCTCAAGATTTGCTGATCCAACTCATTTCTTCAGAGATGCTCATAGGGATATGGTGCATATGCGTACGTTTATGTGAGTGAGTGTATACTCGTGTATGTGAGCGTCTGCGTCTGggactcgcaaaaaaaaaaacattgtcaATCTTGGTTCAGTTTTTTTTAACAACTGCCTCGAACACGCACCATATAGTTAATGGTGGACTAGTGGCCCAATCACCAATCAGCCCAACTATAGCCCAATACATTtcca contains:
- the LOC8057181 gene encoding fe(2+) transport protein 1, which codes for MSWQTQQRALFLPLAVLVLVLLVAAAAPYQANAQPASPAEPTAADDDDTCADPSLDGACRNVPKALRLKLIAIPTILVASIIGVCLPLFSRAVPALRPDRNLFVIVKAFASGVILATGYMHVLPDSFSNLTSPCLPRKPWADFSFTTFVAMLAALFTLMVDSLMLTFYNRRKGGNTTSSSGRRTGAAVADHESPAHDGHHWHSHGHGHGHGHGGIVVAGDKPEDEEESTKVQLRRNRVVVQVLEMGIIVHSVVIGLGMGASQNVCTIRPLVAAMCFHQLFEGMGLGGCILQAEYGAKMKAGLVFFFSTTTPFGIALGLALTKVYRENSPTALIVVGLLNAASAGLLHYMALVELLAADFMGPKLQGSVRLQLLSFLAVLLGAGGMSIMAKWA